The sequence GCATCCGCCTGAATTCttcaattaaatatctaaaataaaaggattttatcTATTCAAATACAatgattatttactattttattcgataaatattattaaaaaaactaattacctTTTACTTTTTCGGTtcgtgtatttaaatttttcattattacaaataattacgaGATATTTTATCAACCTCGTAACAATATTTTCTCCGTTtataaacaatagtaaaaaaaaaacgcaatataaattgttatattgacAGTAGAAGCAATGAACTATTCAACCGTTTCTGCTACAGTGAAAATAATGcgaaaacaaataacaaatggTGACAAGCTTTACGCGCAATCATATAAATTACGAAATTTCATAATGTTGAGTTGACAAAAATAACctagaagaattttatttccaaatgaaGTCAAACCAAATACACgcaggaaataaattaaaaaaaataggtaggtATCatgaattattacaatatttactcGATAGTACGTCCTTctgaaaatatgtaatataaatcttAGAAAATTAGTTGTTCATCTCAAGTATTCTATTAAACTTAAAACTCAGTCTGGGTACAGGTAATCGCAATACGATTAACATTAGAACaatataaacgtttttcttattaaatagaaTACAGTTAACCTTTATTATTGAAACTTATAAtcgattcaaaaaaattgaaattttattcacttaaaaaagatacaaaaaggttataaaaagGTCAAGCCATTTCGGGAACCGATTAGACttctaaatgtaacaaaaagtatTCGATAAAAGagatgtttcatttatttatattggcTGTctgtacgttattttttttttttttttgtaaaaagaaaagaagatttcACATTTAGATAGAATACTGAATTCGAAAttgatattcatatattttatatgacctttaaacataaacaaacaatttaaaatgaaatacttttttaaccaCATAACGGTGGtcttttaaaatctttgataTTAAAAAGTTCTCAAAGTTAGTTATTCTGCAAAACTTAAAGAGAGAAAccgataatatttaatagttaaataaattatatttttcttattacaactggttaaataattaaaaataagttctgAAAATGGATTCTGAATGGCGTTAACTTACTGCTAGGAAAAAATcggttagaaaataaataatactaagacAAAGATAGTGAACTGCGGGAAAGGAATAACATGATAAATACTAAGAAAGATGAACATAATGCACCAGAAGTTACAACATTTTTCTACTTAggcagtaaaattacaaaggatggccTAATTAAGATAGAAATCAAAACAAGTCACCGcaaccaagaagaagaagaagaagaggttTCACGCAAAAAAGAAGTCTATTAATAATCTAATTCAGATCTAAAGATTAGAAAGATTTAAGAATTAAAGGGAAAACACATTTTCGACAATTCTTTGCAACGACAAAAGTATCGTTgtcttttcacaatttttcagtTAGGGTGAGTTAGAATAGTCTAGAAAAAGCATCATATTGTAAATCTGAAAACGAATAAAAGAGTTATGGAGATACGTACAACTACAAGAATACtactttacaaaagttttaaatttctgcCGCAAACTTGAATTcgagtttagttttttaaattgcgATAATGATaatatgataaatgtttttacagtaaaatttgacGTGAAATCGAAAGCGGTTTTTTGTTCTCTCGTaacagtttctatttttttaaatattaggtatCGAAATGTTGAATGTTTTTAACTGACGGAATAAATGAAACGAGGAAAAGCACAGTatacgaattttttaattatatttcgcCTTCAAAGTAATAACATACAATAGCTAATTAAACGAGACAAacaatacttcaaaaaaaaatcaacaattttttcaatacCTTAGCAATAATGTGCACTATGTGatagatattttacaatattattataaaactattgttGCGTTCCCGGTAAAGCCGCGAAAGTTACACGACTATGGTTGTCGAGGGCTTCGCTTTTGACAGGTTAAAGATTAGgaggaaaaaaatacaaaaaaaaaaaaaaattacaaaaatatatttgattactaataaaaaattattaaaaaaaaaaaagcttttatttaactaatattaataaaaaaaggaaaccctctaaaaagtaaaaaataagaattaaatcaaattgagaattttaaacaaaaaaataaattatataaatatctaataaataaccaataaataaatgtaataattattaaattttaaaattaaaattaatgaagatatttagttaaataaaagcgtaacgcagtttttataacaatgttttcgactaagtatttatagacattgctgtattttaaaatatatttttttgtttaatgaagttGTTTAGTATATGAATATTCTTTacttatctgtaataaaataactcaagttttaattctttgatggttcaaatttgcaccgagatgatctttaagggttaataagattttaaaataaaaataaaatttagaaatcttgcattTTGACggcaatctgaaaaattattaattattatcattattataattgtaatcatcTAATCGGTAAAAGAATGTGACTTGTTCAAAAACACgcaaaaaaagggttttttatgTCTACAAAATCAAACATCATCAATAAGTATCAACTACCTAAGCGTCATTAAATGATGTGAAAATCTATctacattttgagaaaaaaatttgagaaacaaGACCCATAAAATCCATATATTCCTGCCCCCTTGATCAATCGTTCCCAAAATTAAAGTCTTTAATGTGTAATGTACAGAAATCATGCAAAATTTAACCACATCTGTCCATCCGGTCTGAAGATGTCAAGTAAAAGCAAACAGAAAACATCAATGAATGCATCCTTTAAGAATCTTCAAatggtaaaattgttttttttttttttttggttagagatggtaattaatgaaaattcaagCACTGTAAATTTTCAAACGTCAAGATTTtagcatactttcccttataCAGTGTTACTATATagctaaatacagtataattatgtagccaagaaaatagaaataaatcagGTGTTAAGTATTAAATAGTTGCTTTTCAGTCtcgtaaatttgtttattttacacttaCCTTCGCTCCACGGTTATTGagtcatgaaaaataaatttcataaattaattatatgttttgagGAAATGTATAGCAACAAGTCAAATTTCTGGTCggtgcttaaattaaaaaaacagcttatttttaatttaatcagtactttatttacaaatagtaCCTGCTTTAAGcgaaactaaaaaaattgcttCGTTAATAACGCACGGTATGGTGATCGAATAGTACGGTCATTACAAGAGATATGCGATTTATTTAACGATAATTTCCCAACCGAAAACGAATATCACACTTTATAAAGGACGTTCAAGAACGTAAAACGGTTTGAAGAAACCCGTAGAGTGACTATTGTACCTGATTTGGGAGACCAAGATCTGCCACCGAAGaggaaatcattattataattgtaatcgtaattatgaattcattaaataaaaattcataattaattaaaatgatatttttaccaGAAAGactgcgttcaatttggcttagattacacgCAGAATTCGAAGAtcaacttcaactatgtgagaacacgtacaaagaaagcgaatGGCTGCATTTTCCCAGATTATTACTTGTAGCTAATGGCTGCATTTTCCCAGATTATTACTTGTAGCTAGACATTCTCAACTGGAgtggttccagcagacctttccgactcctcgcgtcgttattgaaaaataaaatgaagattgattgttgtaaaaataaatgttatgttgttttaaataaattataaaaactgcgacacgcttttatttaactaaatattttcattactttaattttaaaatttaataattatttcatttatttattttttattcattagatatttatataatttatgtttaatttttcagtgcatttttatatctgttaatatattatatattttttttaaattctcaatttgatttcattcttattttttactttttagagggtttttctaattttttttctttttttattaatgttaatattaatattaattaaataaaagcttttttaaaaaaataatttttttatatataatcaaatatatttttgtaattttttttaagactaaaaaaaaagtaaaaatgtttatttttacacatcgaagttacatacgtgtaccaaatttcaatcattttcatacgatagttcatgagaaatgaaaattttcaagtaaatccatgaatttagcgtaggagTAGCGCGCGgtggtgggtcatatcaaattccgactcCGTAGtactgtattgtcatcgaagttacatacgtgtatcaaatttcattgattttaatacgatagatcaaaagatatagcagtcgcagaattttattattcctaaagcgagttaaataaaagctttaaaaaaataaataaaaaaattatttttaatcaatgtaaaattacagtaattaccattattgtatgttaaaatatcaatttttttattaataagttgtgtatttaacgtaaattagacgaggttagcgagcttaGGTTACGTTGATAAACATTCGATTCGTCAGTACAtgtatcaacataattttttttcgtcgCAGAAAGGGAAAGCTCTACCAGCCTCTACGGTAgtgacgttaaaaataaaaattatatacaataagttttacattaaattttggcTGTGAAATTCCGAAAACGTACCAAAATCTGTAACTAGATGCGCATTTCagttaaacaatttatcattaaagaatattagtaaaattaaacgtATATTGTGAAACAAGACAGAGctcaaaatcaatttaaaaaaactaaaatcagacgTCCAAACCAATTTTAATCATTGACCCTTTTAAATGCTCGTCTAAAAGTAgtcattacattttcattttgatttttattccgTAAACGCCGAAAGAAATACTAGTTTTGTACTACTTCCTAATCATttgttaatagtaattatttcttcatcataattttttaatttaaatatttgtgataatGATAGTTTACAACCGAATTCATATTTAGGTTAgatcttgtttttcttttgtaattttaagcgATTCCTTGAGTCACAATTTATATTTActcttacaaataaattatttgtaagagTAAATAATTACTTACTCTTATTATCGAAGTTTATTTatcgatataaatttataaaaggttattgaccgtaattaaaattttctttcagtaaCTCAATACCACAGACATTTCTATGTGCAATATCttgattatattaacaaattaagtgtagcataaaattaaataacaatttaataaaccaGATCAAGGCTACACGTTTCATGAtttctaaacagaaaaattaaaaaaatatctaccaCTTCGAATTtagggaagaaaaaaaaagacaatatttttaggttaaaacataattttattaaatttaaaatacacggTAGGgacaaaaacacacaaaataacGCAACAAAATAACTTTCAACctcaacaataaaatatatttatttcttttatttacacaatttacacaataagatacaataaataatgttatttatactgtatataaataaaaaataaacattaaacaattaatttgtagTTGTTTTCATTCAGTCGATCAAAAAATATCTCTATAAAGAAGAGTTAATTGACATAACGCCTACAAATTAGAAATTCGAATACTATTATATGCTCGTACTGTATATAACTCTGAGAAGTATAGTCATATGGGCATACATAAAATACACACGCGCGctcgcgcacgcgcacacacgtacacacacacacacacacaaagaggcACACTGTTCTTTAACTaagttaatatagaattttaattataaatattatctgtatcgAGTTTCACTATAAGTCTTCTTTTGGTTTCATAAGGTTGTgtattacagaatttttcttccttttaagtAGCCACTTATTAAATAAgcgataaatatgtaaaattaaatatcattaaatccCTAAAATTtgacacgtttttttttttactacgacCTGTAATTATACACAAaaggattcaatttttttttaaatattttgatcgttAAACGTTTACGCCGttataagtacataaatttaCACAAGTTCTAATCGATCAATAATTATCGTTAAGTATTCAATTAGGAAACtatgaacaatattttatttataaataccgaatacgattttaagaattaaattattcttatcattTATAATGTATCAAAGCAAGCATAATTACGATGAAAACAGCTACAAAAGTAAGTAAGAAAAAACAGatttcgattattattttttaaacaaacagtcCCGCGCTCGATTCCCGGTTCAGGTATGTATTTCATGTATTTACGGTAGACGTAaaagaattaaacataaaattggaaatattatattgattaattttcaCCTTCGGTGAAGTCGCactcgataaataaataaataataaatcagaactcgctaataaataaacaaattaacaggATGGCTACTACATACTTATAATTAGATACATCATAACGATCTATCCTACATTTGATAAAATCTTTGTCTAAAATTGTAAATCCCAATCGAAATGCGGGTGACAAGCAGAGATTTTACGGCACACAAAATGTATacgctttatttttaaaactgtgtatacatatatatatgagcaAGTAGTACGGTATCTAGATATTCCAAAtaatacctaataaaataaaaactttggaatAACCACAACTACAAATACAGcagttttttcaactttttcaaatcatttaataaattgttactcGCTCAGAAGAAGCTTTATATTATATGAGAATCACACGATCTATTAAGGGTAAAACCTTCTCCCTATAGATCGCTCAATAATTAGCCATCatgcatattaatttttgtaaataaatgggTAAAGATCTACTACTTTCCAGCAACCACAATCTCAGTTTGATTCAGAGGTTCTTCAACACTCTTTTTTACTCGTAGGGAAGATCAGAATTTCTGTGACGACAACGATGAATTGAATGACTAGGTAACGATATTtagatttatgtttgtttaacatTACctgttatatatacataaaatattttaggacACGCACCGAAGAAAAATAAACGAGTAATTAAttacttaccaaaaaaaaaagataacaaaactaCTACTAGGTTAACAACATTCGGGTTTTATTtcatgagtttttattttattttctgtaggaCAGCAGTCTTTGGTCgctataacagtatttttattatttttttatttcaaaatatataacaagtggTGAAACGTTTACGgtcgatttttttatttgtttctggtTATCATAATTTATTGACCACTCAACAGATGTCGAAGGAAGGCACTCGGTTCTTGTGTTTTTCTAGCGCTGCCGATTTGATGGAGGCAACTTTGGCAACAACTTACTTTTCAAATAACAGAAACTAGCGCGCTCTTTTATCCTTCGTCACatacaataaaagattttaattaaattcttacttTACATCAAAGATACTGAAACATTCAAACGTAATAACGTTAGCTAAGTTCAAATAACCCCAGTCCCTCCGACAACTATGTCGcacattcctaaaaaaaataactctggaTCGCTAAATCGGatcgataaatttaatattatactctAATTTATTAAGTACTAACAAAACGACTGGAAATTGTATGCGGCAGATCATGCAGCGTTGGATTTCTTCCGAGAATACATCGGTTTGAAGAATCTTTAGGACACTCTTCCGTGAAATTAATCTGTACAATATCAAGGAAATATCCAGTccgtgaatttatttttaaactatacaaaATAAAGGCGACAAGCGACGATAACgcctttttttcttcattaattgtggtcatttaaatattagttgCGACAGAAGATTTATGTACGTATAGAaacgaaccgatttagatatacaaacacttttttcttcatatttctaATTGTAAGTCTAAGCTACGTACGATTATTTCAAGTTTACGATAAAATCTTTGGATTTGAAAACCACCACTGATATGTAAGGACGGCGAAAATAATCGCGATACAAAATCCACCGACAAGCGACGAAGGAGGTGGAACGTCATCTTTACTTTTAAGACGCCAACTACCACGACCCCAACCGTAATCGTCATCATCTTCCGACGTCGAATAATCTTCAGCCGTTTCTTCTtcgcttttaaaaaattctaatatttcaacGTCGCAACGAAATTTAACACGATTAACAACTGTACCGTTCTCTGACGGAATACCGGCGGAATCTCTTCTCCAAAATAATTTTCCGGAATCTCGTCTATCGAGGATCCAATTCGGTGCTTTTTTTTCCATAACTTGtactttttttatcgtttaacaaTTCtcgatataaatatatagtagtttcttttattcatccctgaaaaaaaaacaaaaaaagaaacattaatactgaaatattgcaataaaaaaaattacattaaagtatTTCTACGggcaattaaatatacaaaatcactcatttctaataaaacactacatcaaattaatttttaacgctTTTTCCCTCTTATATCTTTAGGTTTCAATCATTCTTTCCACCTTTCTTAgggaaagaaaattttcagaaaatgtaaattataagactaagtttcgtaaaaaaatatgtaaattcgtTGATCATTGATCGGTGCTCCAACCCTGGGTAACGATTTCTAATTTCCTGGGGGAGTATGGTAGAAAGAGGTACCTGCTATCCGAAAGAGCTTTGCTCTGTTTTTTAGTCGGGTTGTTTGTATCGTACTCCAGTTCCTCAAATATCGTTCATTATAAACATCGACTTTTAATCTTtcattacttctttttaattgAGATTCTACAGGTGAAGACGTGACTCTGTCAGGTCCTGCTGAACCAGACCTGAAGAgtcgaacccaccgggttggtctagtggttaacgcgtcttcccaaatcagctgatttggaagtcgagagttacagcgttcaagtcctagtaaagccagatatttttacatggatttgaatactagatcgtggataccggtgttctttggtggttgggtttcaattaaccacacatctcaggaacggtcgaactgagaatgtacaagactaacacttcatttacactcatacatatcatcctcattcatcctctgaagaattatctaaacggtagttaccggaggctaaaaaggaaaaagaaagaaagaaaagacctGAAGAGTCGATGGATCTTTATATTTGGACCGACTCAGAGGCTCTTCATGTCCGGTGGTCACGTAATAAACTTAAATAGCCGATtgagaacataataaaaaatgtcgGTCGAGTTAAGTAACAGTCTGCAACATATTTAGGGTACATTACCGCGTATGTTTTGCAGCAATCGatgtttacaatattattaaacttctcaatattaattataaatggtaattttcaaacaataacgTTCTCAAAAACGTTTTACCACGTTGATAACATGTTAAacatgtttattgtatgaaataccTAGGGGAAAAAAGATGAAAtatcaggcaaaaaaaaaaaatgacggaaaaaaatttctccattttaaattactttaattttcaaaaaaaaaaagttaagatctacattgctatatttaaaaaaaagcaatggaCCGAATATTTAAAGGCGGTTGTTTACACAGAAAACTAAACTATGCCTTGCAACGAACGCCATACtgctattttttatttggattgcCGGCCAGATAGATTATTGTTACATTTTCTATCATCACTCCATTTTACGCAGAAAATGCGTATAACGAAGCTTAAGCTACGCGTTGGACAGACATTCTTCATCCCATCTTGGATTTTATGGATTTAGATTATCGATTCCTGGCAAGTCTGCTAAGTATCTTAGGACGTACATACTAAGTACAATATGGATGTAATCAGTTCAAAAGCGCTGCACTAGAATCATAAAAGTGTGTAAGTTAAACCgttcacattttaataaataaccacttaaaaaaaaatcagcggcTAAAAAGTCCGGGTTTTCGAAATACTTTCGGTATCATCACCgatctaaaaaaataatccttttgttTCAATTTGCTTCAACTATGTTTATGTAACACTAcgtttggtttttatatttctttaagtgTTTTCATATAGCAGCAGAAAAACCGTTAACTCAACTATTGATGGCATGAAgagaacttattaaaaatatagaaaatatgaaaacgacaagaaatataaaaagaacatgATTACACCAATTTTTCAACGAATAAAAGATAGTATTTAATTGTTCACCATAAAAAGAGTTGAGGTAACGCCTACAATATtctttgtaat comes from Lycorma delicatula isolate Av1 chromosome 3, ASM4794821v1, whole genome shotgun sequence and encodes:
- the LOC142322425 gene encoding uncharacterized protein LOC142322425, which gives rise to MEKKAPNWILDRRDSGKLFWRRDSAGIPSENGTVVNRVKFRCDVEILEFFKSEEETAEDYSTSEDDDDYGWGRGSWRLKSKDDVPPPSSLVGGFCIAIIFAVLTYQWWFSNPKILS